The Carassius gibelio isolate Cgi1373 ecotype wild population from Czech Republic chromosome B5, carGib1.2-hapl.c, whole genome shotgun sequence genome segment AGATTTTTATATTTGGATACAAGCCTGAGCTCTAGCTTGATCCCTCATTGAACATTCATAGGGTCATTGCTAAACTACTGCATTATATGTGGTAAGGAGTTTAGATTAATGAGGTGAAAAATTTATTTTAGTATGAAGGTGAGGTCACAATTAAAATTCCGCAAATTTTCACAGGTGAAATCCAGTCTTTTTTACAAACATGAAGAAATTAAGGAGTCTGAATACTTTCTGAATCCACTGTAATCATTTCTATAGTGCTGTTTCTATAGTTACTCCAGGGCTACAGTATTCGACTTGTCCTCCTCTGccaatgtaaatgtttttcatcAATTCTGATCGATGGGGCTCCTCGTGGACCCCAGCAAAGCAACACATTTTGCACCGACTGACTGATTCTTTGGAGTGTGAAGTACCAGAGATGTgttgctttgagagcgtttgtATATATGCAATTAGACTGTAAATACACGAGCAGGATCAATCATTCTGTGTACACTGATGTCAAATTCTTTCCAAACAGTACACTGGCAGGACCTACTTTTAACAGCCGACTTTACATGAGACATCATGAGTTGTCAAACAATGTTTAATCGAGTCAACTGTTGGTCATTATGGTCATGATCTTTTTGAGCAGTGACTTATGACCTTTTAGAGCTTTGCACTTTCTTTATAGATATACTGCtcatatttttgtagttttcACCCTACAATTGtaagcactgcaaaaaaaaaaaaaaaaaaaaaaggaaaaagatacTAACAAGTTTTCTTGTTGTTGCAGACTGACTATATGAAGACTTTGTTGAAcaaattactttttctttttttgctataCAGATTTCTGTGTTCTAATAGCCAGCCTGTACTTTATAATCCATTCTGTACAGTTCTAATATATGTCTATATAATAGTATGTTCTCTCTATATATTCTGTTTCAAACAGGCATCATGTCAAATGTGTGACAttgtaaaaggaaaaaaatacatgTCTAATGGGTCTCCGGCAATATGTGTGTAAACTGTTTATTTTGCGTGACagtgtaaaaaagttttttttttcttttctcatgtgGTTGTCATAATAAAAGTatgatttgattttatatatatgaagagttcagatgcaaaagcctctaaatgccatctgaaattttcatctaaaattaggatttttatcaagtttCTAtacttatgttcagttatttcactttaatagcctggaaaaggacctgcacattgccactaaagtaaaatgactcaacctatgCATTAGGAGcttaataaaaatcctaattttagatgaaaatttcagatggcatttagaggcttttgcatctgaactcttcatatatatatatatatatatatatatgtgtgtgtgtgtgtgtgtgtgtgtgtgtgtaattaatcaACTAACCTTTTACCCTGTGTAGTAAACAATTTGATATTATCGATGCTTACCGTTTCCTTTTTTACACGTCCAGGGGGAAAGAGCCAATAGAACCCCTATCCTCATTTTATTTCTGGAAAGCTCTAAACATTTTATACGGATGAAGAACTGTGACTGCATACTGGAACACTGTTTATGCATTATTTTGTAAGCCAGGATTTTATGCTCTGTCGGGTGAATCTCAATTACACTGTCCCGGTCAGTCCAAAAGAGAAACAATACATGAAAACATAAGCCCATTTAAGATCAATTAAGCtcttcgtttttttttcttatgtcgGGATAAAATATATcctgcacatttctttgttaaatgcaccaatttaggcaactggaattaaacgtttctattttttttttttggatcactggttgtgagtgaatgtgtgtgtgtgtgtgtgtgtgtgtgagcgtgtgctcCCGGCAGACTCAATCTCTCATGGCTTTTGGTGTCAGTACTCTTATGCTTGTGCATCCTGTGAGAAGCTTCTCTGCAATCAGTGGAAATTTTCCTTGTAATACTGTGCATTTAATAAAACTGGTATGTCTTTCTAGAttgtgtataatgttgcaaattttattcataactaacaACTATGCAGATAGAAATATTAAGAGAGAAATAGACACATGCACAACCACACAAACATGTGTATATATCTTTCTTTATATCTATAtaaacatgcacgcacacacacacacacacacacatatacatatatatatatatatatatatatatatatatatatatatatatatatataaaaccagtctggtttcagaagtggacattcaacagAGGCTCTGTTATTGAAGCCCTAAGAATGGCAAGAGCAGATTCGATACTTATCTTGCTTGACCTGACctctgcttttgacacggttaagaTCCTCCAGTCAAACCTGGCTAAGGGCATCTCAGGAAACACATTCTAGTGGTTtttgagtcttacctctcagatagATCCTTCAAGGTagcttggagaggtgaggtgtccaagtcacaaaatctaactactggggtgcctctgggctcagttcttggaccacttcttttctctgtctacatggcatcattaggttctgtcattcagaaacatggcttttcataccactgctatgctgatggcactcaactctacctctcattccatcctgatcaTCCAATGATTGCTACTTGCACctcagcatgtctaacagacatttctttctGGATGAAGAGCCATCactttcaactcaaccttgccaagacagaactgcttgtgattccagcaaacccatcgtttcatcacaatttcaccatcaagttaggcacatcaactataactccttcaaaaacagccagaaacctttgagttatgattgatgatcagctgattttctcagaccacattgctaaaactatcctatcctgcagatttgctttatttaacatcaagaagatcaggccctttatttccgaacatgctgcacaactccttattcaagctcttgttctgtccacgctggactattgcagtgctatcttggcaggtcttccagccaattccaTTCAAACCTtttcaattaattcagaacgcggcagcaagattaatttttaattagccgaaaagaatacacatcacacctctgtttatcaatttgcactggctaccaatagctgctcgaaTAAAATTCAAGGCGTTGTTTGCCTAAAAAACTACCACTGGGTCTGCATCCTTTTACGTACATTCATTACTTCAGATtcatgtgccctctagaagcttgtgttctgcaagtgaatggtgCATTATTGTGCCTTCCCAAAGAGGAACAAAATCAtacattaaatgttccctcctggtgaaatgacctgcccaactcaatctgagcatcttcaagaatcggctaaaaaaacacctcttccatctttatttgaccctccaACTCGAGCactttctattctaattctattcttaaaatgatattaatttactgatttttttctaaaaaaaaaaaaaaaaaaaaaaaaagctataaagAAAGATACATCAATATACACACATGTTGGTGTGGTTGTGCATGAGTGcctatttctctctctttatattttgtgtaattgttagtatttaaaatagttatttattcCCGTAatggcaaggctgaattttcagcagccattactgcggtcttcagtgtcatatgattgTGCAgaaatctttactgtcatttatggttaaaaaaaaatatatatatatattttttttttgttggtatatttaacaaaaatattaatgttttcataGCTAGAAAATACAATTGTGCataaaattatgcataattcatgTCACAACAATGTAGCAAAATAAACTAGTTTACTATGTACTACAATAACACttatttttctccattctatTTTTATGAAAGTGAAGaaaaaattgttttgaaatattatgTGCTTGCTCACAAAGGGTTATTTTGGTAGAAAGGCCACTTCATGTATGGCATGTAAAGAATCCCACTGCTAATATTTAGGTCTTACAATAGCCAGTGAAGTGAAGGGCCAGCTGCTCCAAACCACTGGAACAGTTCACATAGACAATCTGTAGTAGGtgccacaatttttttattttactttttggtgCCCATGCCTTGCAGGTAAATGGTGAAAATGGCATCAGGTATCTTGAGGCTTGAGGTCTAAAGTATTAGCTGTTTTTGTGATATTGCCTGTGATGGACAcagtattatttttcttcttttaaagcaGCAGTTTATAAATCCAAAAATGTACTCAACCacaggccatccaggatgtaaaTGATGTAGATTTTGAGAACtccagcattacatcacttgctcaccaatgaatcctctgtagtgaatAAGTGCCgtcatcacaataattcacaagtaatcacATGATTACAgaccatcaattaatgtcttgtgaagcaaaaagctacatgtttgtaataacttctggccaaaatgccagtccataataatgcttcctccagtgaaaaagtccatgcCCTGTTTGGTCTGCATCAATTGCTTAAGaacacattaatttttatttgaattatcccTCAGTGGGTTATTTAacaatgtattatgtatttagaAAGGCCTTTgtctttcaaatatattaaaatgcacaaattcacatTATATCTTATTAACAGATTCCCAAACTTTTTGTCAGCCAAATCGCTTTCATGCCAGTTTGGGAAAACTTGAAgtaatttttatagttttatagtatGAAAATGATGTGCAGTTAATTAACACTACAAATTCCAATAAGTGCACTTAAATACCCAGATGAtgcacttatataaaaaaaaaaaagaagaagaaagaaacacttcTGCAAACGCACTGCAACACCCAATGGTGTAACACCATTTTGTCTGGGCAAGCATCAAGtatctagttattttttattctatttatggCACAGACTCAAAAAGGTATGTGTGTAGAAAAACTTTTGTATGAATGGAAAGTAATGCAAGTTTCTAAATAGGTCGATGTGACTAGTATTCAGACCACAGTCACAGAGAGTAAGAGGATGGGGTTTGGTTTTCATCAAAAGCTGTGTGACATTTTTATTGTAGTAttctaaatttacattaaaaaaagaaagtctgcCCATGTCCTAGATCCATTATGAAAGTTAACGCACAAATTCCATATACATCTCATTGTATTTTACAGAGGATAAGAGTATAGGCATGGAGGTGGCATGATCAATCACAAAGCTTAAAAGAACcaaaagatattaaaaaaacaaaacaaccctGAATAAATAGAAGGTGCTGTCTATTAGCAGAGAGTATGTAAGCCACTCTTTTTTCAATCTTGCACCCTCCTTTTACCAATGAAGAGAGAGGGGTGCCAAGCGTAATAAAGCAGATGTGAGGAGTAGAGTAGAGTGAGATGACAATGGAGAGCCTAACTTGTCTGTACAACTGCATAAGTTAGAGAGTACATCTGGTGGTTACACAGACACTAAGACATCGACGTCTAGTTAAAATGGTATAAAGCAGGTTATCTTTTATTGATACCTGCATATTCTTTTTCTCATAGGCAGCAAGACATTTTTAAGGTGTTAATTTGCCTCGGCCATTTAGGGCAGACCATTTGTAAATCCAATAGAGCGCATCAGTGaggttttgaaagaaaaaatcCCATTTAATTACTCCATAGAGAAACCAGTTTTTAACGTGAAAACATCTGAAAAAGATGAGCTAAGTttcaatgtcattaaaaaataaattaaaaatgaaaaaaaaaaataaaaaattactgtgAGGAACTACACTACCCATAATTCTGAAGAGagctcaaccaatcagagacTTTGCTGCTATAATGGAAACAAAACTCGCAGCAAGAGTTCAGTAACGACTACCCACTCCCATTCAGCAACGCGATATTACAAACAATTAAATGCTTGTTCAcagcaaaaataatatttgttggcACTATTTGGTGcgataaaatgtttaattttaaatcaagTTGTTAATGTGTCCGTTCAGACCAACATGAACCTTCGTACATCATCAATGCgacaatttatttatgttttacagaAAGGTGTTCTATTCCTTTTCCATTGCACTGCGAAACCAATAAGATTTTCACATGTGAAAACATGTCCAGAACCACTACTATTACAGTtcgaattaacatttttatttagcctGTCCAACATTTAGATGTATTGGTCTAAACAGACAAATTCTTATGTAAAATTGCATATTTGTGACAAATTCTTGGAAAACAGTATTTAAATCTGCTCAAATCTTCAAAGTACGTTAAattacagtagtcaacatttgaagtggatcaaaacctttcattaaAGTTTTCCTAAAACCTTAAAGCATTCTTAAGACAACTTTATTGggcttttttgatccacttcaaatgtttcaatatacaaatacacaggttttatatttttataagaaCAAATAAGTCAGTAATTGTAGTTTAATCCTTCCAAGGTATGCAACCTTGTACCTATATGTTTttcaaacctttttattttgaaattaaaattaaaattgcataTGGTACATCGTGATTTATCTTGAAACTGGTCAGTTTAGTTTTTGccttatggagaaaaaaaatgaatgggaaaccTCTGTCGCTGATAAGTGTGCGGTCACTGTTGTGCTCTACAGCGTCACAGATGAGGAGGGGAAGATTGGAGCCGAGGGACATAAGTATTTAGCAGTTTTTCTTGCGAAGCTACTGCAGGTTTCAATTTTGCTGTTGATTTCCatattaaacaaaaagaaaagtaaaatccTAAACTGGTAGATATTTCACCCATTTCAAATGGGCTCCGTTCAAGTAACCCTGGGAAAAAAGTTAAAGAAAGCTTTGGGATATTTTGCCTTTTTAATGACAAGGTCATTAAAAGTCATGCACGCTGCAAATAACCTCATGCAGTAGTTATGGTAAACCATCCAAGcacttttattcattaatattcataaatacacacagcaGCTTCATTAGAGAAGGTCTCTTGTTTCCTCTTCAGTTTTTGAATGTGGAGTATTTATAAGGAGAGCCTTTTGCAAGACACAGGAAGCAGAGGTCTGCCACAGATACCTACGCTCACCTGCTAAAGGAAAAAAATGAGTTATGTGGAATTGATTATCAacttatagatatatttatttatatatttatatttcttattttctctCTCGTTCCGTTTATCGGTCTCTaggtttctctcactctctcacacgccTGTATTTGATGTATTTGGATTTTTTTCCTCTCGCTCTCCTTTTATGGATTTATACAATGTAACAAAAGGTGACAGACCTGAAATTACAatcaccaaaaaaagaaaaaaaaaaaagaacaaaattagaGAGAGCTGTGTTTTTTGCCCACCGTCATTGGCAGTTACAGCACAGAGGACATTGTCTGCGTTGTGGTGGGATATCATCAAAGAGGAGGTGGTGGAGGCTCCTTGCCTGTGGAGCTCTCCTTCAGGTTGAGGCTCTCCAGAGCCACATCTAAAGGCATGATGTCCACGCAGCCCATGGCGCCGAAGTCAGCAAAGTCTCGCCTTTCGTCCTCGTCGGAAGACGAGCTCTCTTCTCGCATTAGTGTGGACAGCAGCAGCTCCTGCACGAACAGGCTGCGGTCCGCGCGCTCGCTCTCCAGCAACTGCCGTTCTGCCTCGGACATCTTCGGCTCGTTCAACCTGGTGAAATTAGATGGACAAATACTAAACTAGAAATCTAGAAACTAGaaagtataataaatgataagacacttgttctGTCCTTATATAAGGAggtgtacattttaaataaattaaagtgcacataaacacacacaaaactcaagtacaAACGGAGGGAGGGATTCTAGCGGCGTAGTCTACGCATAGGCTACGGTGTAGGTccgatgcagaagtataaatcagccttaaaCCTTTAATAATACATAAACAACCTTAAGTGTATGGTTAAGTCCGAGCCATACCGTGAGAGAAGAAACTGGGAGCTGTGGGAGGCCAGCGGGTTGCTCTCAGTCATGGCTGTGTTTGTGGCGGTGCTGGGTGGCGGGATGCTGGCGCTGATGTTGCTAGGGTTGCTGCGTTGGCGTGTAGCGTTACGTGCCGTCTCCAGTTGTTGGCGTGCTGCCTGTGCCTGCTGGCGCTCCAGCTGAAGCTGCATTTGCAGCTGCTGCAGCTGCGAGGCCGAGGGGCCAGAAGAGTTGAGCTGTCCCCCCGCGGAGCGCCGCACACCTGACAGCTGAGAGAGCAACTCTGGTGATGTAGACACAATCAGAAAGACGGCAAAAAAAGAGTGTGTGAGAAGACATTCAAAACAGCACTTGCATCAACAAAATTAAAGTCCATAAGCCAATTAAGTTAAGGTCTGTATTACACACCTGCTATGGGGTCCATGGCTTCCCTATTGCTTGGAGAGTAGGAGGAGCTTTGTGAAGAGGAGAGCCCACCAGTGGAGCTGCTGGTAAAGTGCATGTTAGTCCGGCGTGCCCGCGGACCGCCCAGTCCCCGCCCAGGGTGGAACATCCGACGAACGTGCCGTACGCCGCTGCTCTCATCGTGCACACACTGGTTAAGGAATAACTGGTTGAGAATGTCACTACACACACATCACCTCTCATAATGAATCATCTAACATAATTTAAGGTTTGAGTCTGTTAATGTGTTGtgatttgattaacttttttgctCCACACTTTTTCCATCACTAAATCACTTTCACTGTTAAAacagagagttcacccaaaaattaaacttctgttattaattactcaccctcatgtcactccaaacccgGGAGGACCTTCGTTTATTctcagattaagatatttttgatacatCCCtggagctctctgaccctcccatagacagcaaggatccttacaCGATTAAGGTTTAGAAACATAGCAATGACATAGttcaaataatccatgtgacatcagtggttcaacagtaattttatgaagctacaagaatactttttgtgtgcagaGAAAACAAACCCTATAGAGCCATTTTGGAGAGAATCCAATGAACGTAAACAACATATGCAACATATGTATACGGAAACATTGTTTACGTTCAGATCAAAGTGTAAACAacgtaaaattatggttgaaccactgatgtcacatggattattttaacaatgtccttgctatgtttctgagccttgatctTGTTAGGATTCTTGCTTTCTACGGGTaggtcagagagctcttggaattcatcaaaaatatcttcatttgtgtttgaagatgaatgaaggtcttacaagtttggaatgacatgagggtaattaatgacagaatttgtatttttggttgaactatgcctttaagtaaAGTTTAAAACTGTTAATAAAACAATTCCTGGGCAGTAATACAAAAATGATGCAAAGTTATGCATTTTGTGTCATCAGGTGAACTTTTACTGACAAATATTATGGGTATCTTAGTGAAAGTAACACAGAGGAGTAAACATTGTACTACCAACATTACAATGTAAAGCAGGTTGAAAATAGAATACGGCAAATTAGTATATTAATTTAGAATAAACTAAACTTCATTTAGTCATTTACTTACACTAATGTCAATTCAAAGTGGTCTTTCctttcatggaacacaaaagcagaCATTCTACTAGGAGACCAtaccaaagactatagaatacccaagacgtgtcactcgtatagttttgaatggggaaaaatgcaacgaTCAATATGGTCGCGCAATtgcaggaagccccgccttctgagcAAAAGAGCCAATTGCTAATCGGTAAAGTCAACGCGTCACAGCAGCTGCTGTTAGAAGTCCTGGTAGCAATAGAAACAGTCCCAGTCCTGTTCGGAGATGTGCGTTCAGGACTGTGCATGCTGATCTAGCcagtaaaaaaaagctttttataactatttgagcaaaagtaacaacatttatgacacagttgtCAGATTTCACTGGTGATTTTCACTggtgacgcaatgtattttgtttaaagcactatataaataaaggtgattgattgatttcaaaaataaaatttaatcgtaagcttagtgaacagttttggagaatttgatgtttccccattcaaagtgATAGGAGTTGCACTTAAATGACcaagaggcatttcaaagatggccgccgagtaACATGACTTGCCTTGAAGAAACTTTGACTATACTGGCCACAATTGTTTATAGATTTATGATGAGCTGTGACTGAATTGTTCAAGATCAAATATGACACAAAGACACCACTGaagtaatataataatgatttaaaactcaaatttaaattcactgacaatcttCAGTTCCAGTGAGCTTTCATACTCTGCAACAAGATCAAGAACTGAAGCTTGATGTGCGAATCACAGCCCagtttgtgaacaaatcattcagtaaGGTTTTGTAAAgatctaattcaaaataattcGATGAATCAGACATTGGAATTCTTTTGGAAGCTTTCCACATTCATTGCAATTGCACAGAAAAGAGCAACCATAACTActctttgaaatattttttgtaatacatagaagtaaaaacaaaggtttggagtgacatgaatAAATGGCAGAATTTTAGGTTCTGTGAGAAAAATCTTTATATTTCTTAAAGATGTACGGACACGAAACCTCAATAAACCTTTGTAAGGTTATCTCTGACGTGACTTGAACACATGGGCCTCAGTCATTATACATGAGCAGAACCAATGTGTGTAAACTGTTCTTACGTAAAGAATAAATTGAAGACTGAATGGAAGGGTTTTATGAAAGAAGTCCATTATACAAATACACATTAGGTTCAGATAAAAGGATATTAAATCTCTAGGTGCTCTGTGTTCAAGTGTGAGATGAGCAGCAAAGTCATCTGTCACATGATTGGGGTCGCCACCAGGCAAAGCTGCACAGATTGGGCAAATCTGTAACAGAgaatagatatatattaataatgaattaatgtaaCCTCAGATTAGATGGACATGCTCATTCATGGttgcattattttcattattacagCTTATCATTACTAGTCCAAATCCCACACCTAATTCAGTCTGAAACAAGTCTAAAGGGTGGATTCACACAGAGTGTAAAATGAACATAATGCATTGCTATGGAGTCCTCAAAAAAGTGGGTTAGGCACAAAAGGTTTGTTGTTATGCAGCATGGGCTTTATTAAAAAATAGATTATAGTAATAACACTGGAAAACCAAATCTTTGTGGTCATGTGTCTGTAACCAGCAGAACATGCAGACAAGGAGCTGCTGATATTCTTATAATTGaaagacaaatatattaatgtagtaatattacattttgctcagaaaaactatgttaaaaaattaaaaataaataaaaatctgacctGACTGACTGTACATACAAATTCATTACGGTAATTGGTATCGAATCAAATTGAGATGAAAACTAAATCAAATCCTAAAATTTGTAGTACCCAGTTCCCAGCCCTACTGTACAGTAGTCATCATGGGATAAAATCATGTCATAATCAGACACAGAGAGACTCTGTGATGCACGATAAAAGGTTTCTTTACCAATTGCAACAGTTACACTGTGCAAACCAGGGATTCTATTTCTGAAATTGTTTCTATTATCTCACATACAGATTATGTGATTTTTGTcgtaaaatgatttaatttaaatttagtttattattttttttgtttgtttttttaatatcattGAGCATGACTCAGATTATctctgaaagaaaataaaactttcTAAGTCAAAGCTGTGAACTCCATATAAAGACCATCAG includes the following:
- the LOC127958035 gene encoding E3 ubiquitin-protein ligase KCMF1 isoform X1, which codes for MTDGEGEAERSVSCDACLKGNFRGRRYKCLICYDYDLCASCYESGATTTRHTTEHPMQCILTRVDFDLYYGGEAFSVEQPQSFTCPYCGKMGYTETSLQEHVTSEHAETSTEVICPICAALPGGDPNHVTDDFAAHLTLEHRAPRDLDESSGVRHVRRMFHPGRGLGGPRARRTNMHFTSSSTGGLSSSQSSSYSPSNREAMDPIAELLSQLSGVRRSAGGQLNSSGPSASQLQQLQMQLQLERQQAQAARQQLETARNATRQRSNPSNISASIPPPSTATNTAMTESNPLASHSSQFLLSRLNEPKMSEAERQLLESERADRSLFVQELLLSTLMREESSSSDEDERRDFADFGAMGCVDIMPLDVALESLNLKESSTGKEPPPPPL
- the LOC127958035 gene encoding E3 ubiquitin-protein ligase KCMF1 isoform X2, with product MSRHEGVSCDACLKGNFRGRRYKCLICYDYDLCASCYESGATTTRHTTEHPMQCILTRVDFDLYYGGEAFSVEQPQSFTCPYCGKMGYTETSLQEHVTSEHAETSTEVICPICAALPGGDPNHVTDDFAAHLTLEHRAPRDLDESSGVRHVRRMFHPGRGLGGPRARRTNMHFTSSSTGGLSSSQSSSYSPSNREAMDPIAELLSQLSGVRRSAGGQLNSSGPSASQLQQLQMQLQLERQQAQAARQQLETARNATRQRSNPSNISASIPPPSTATNTAMTESNPLASHSSQFLLSRLNEPKMSEAERQLLESERADRSLFVQELLLSTLMREESSSSDEDERRDFADFGAMGCVDIMPLDVALESLNLKESSTGKEPPPPPL